CGAGATCGACCGGTTGAACAGGGACCTCACGGACATGCGCCTGTTGAAAGGGATTGAGGTCGATATTCTCGAAGACGGCTCGCTCGATTTGCCGGATGACGTGCTCGGTCGCTTAGACCTGGTGGTCGGCGCGGTTCATAGCCGCTTCAATCTCTCCAAGCAGAAACAAACCGACCGCATCCTGAAAGCCATGGACCATCCGCACTTTTCTATTCTGGCCCATCCCAGCGGCCGCCTCATCGGTCGCCGTGAGCCCTATGACGTGGACATGGTGCGCATTATCCGGAAAGCCCGTGAGCGCGGCTGCTTCCTGGAGGTGAACGCCCATCCGGAACGGTTGGACCTGACGGATATCCATTGCCAGATGGCGCGGGAGGAGGGGGTGCTGCTGGCCGTCAACAGCGACGCGCACAGCACGGCTGACCTCGATGACAGGAGATTCGGTGTCGGACAGGCGCGGCGGGGCTGGCTCCAGAAGGCGGATGTCCTCAACACGAGATCCTATGCGGAGGTGACACGATTGTTGCGGCGGACCATGGACACGTGAACGGGCATGGATGGCTGGAGCGGTGTCAGCGGTGTGAGGGGACAAGGTTGGAGGAGGGAAGACGATGACGGAACGAGCCGACCTGTTGGCGAAGGCGTCGAAACCGGCGGAAGACGCGTTGCGCCTGCATGCCTACTACAAGGGCAAGATGCAGACGATGCCGAAGTGCGCGATCCGCAGCCTGGAAGACTTTTCCGTCTGGTACACGCCCGGAGTGGCCGCACCCTGCAAAGCCATTCAGGCCGATCCTGATTCGATCTACGAGTACACGAACAAGGGGAACATGATCGCCGTCGTCTCCGACGGGACGCGCGTGTTGGGGCTGGGCGACATCGGCCCGGGTGCCGGATTGCCGGTCATGGAAGGCAAGGCGATGTTGTTCAAATATCTGGGCGGGGTGGATGCCGTCCCGATCTGTCTCGACACGAAAGATCCCGATGAACTCATCAGGACCGTCCGCTTGCTCAGTCCGTCCTTCGGGGCCATCAACCTGGAGGATATTGCGATGCCGAAGTGTTTCCGGATTCTGCGCGAGCTGCGGGCGATCAGTCCGATTCCTGTCTGGCACGATGACCAGCAGGGGACCGGGACGGTGCTGCTGGCGGCGTTGATGAACGCGCTGAGCGTGGTGGGAAAAGACATGGGGCAGGTGCGCATTGCCATGATCGGCATGGGAGCGGCCAACGTGCCGACCTATCGATTTCTCACTGCGTGCGGCGCCGATCCCGCGAGAATCGTCGCCTGCGATGCGGGAGGCATCCTTGGAACTCACCGACGGGAGTACGAACAGGATTCGGCGTTCAGCGAGCAATGGAACGTGTGTCGTCACACCAATCCGGCCGGTGTACGAGGCGGCATCGAAGAAGCGTTACGAGGGGCCGATGTCTGTGTGGCCTTTTCGGCCGGCGGCATCATCAAGCCGGAATGGGTGAAAGGCATGGCGCGGGACGCCATTGTGTTCGCCTGTGCCAATCCC
The Fimbriimonadaceae bacterium genome window above contains:
- a CDS encoding PHP domain-containing protein produces the protein EIDRLNRDLTDMRLLKGIEVDILEDGSLDLPDDVLGRLDLVVGAVHSRFNLSKQKQTDRILKAMDHPHFSILAHPSGRLIGRREPYDVDMVRIIRKARERGCFLEVNAHPERLDLTDIHCQMAREEGVLLAVNSDAHSTADLDDRRFGVGQARRGWLQKADVLNTRSYAEVTRLLRRTMDT
- a CDS encoding NADP-dependent malic enzyme, which translates into the protein MTERADLLAKASKPAEDALRLHAYYKGKMQTMPKCAIRSLEDFSVWYTPGVAAPCKAIQADPDSIYEYTNKGNMIAVVSDGTRVLGLGDIGPGAGLPVMEGKAMLFKYLGGVDAVPICLDTKDPDELIRTVRLLSPSFGAINLEDIAMPKCFRILRELRAISPIPVWHDDQQGTGTVLLAALMNALSVVGKDMGQVRIAMIGMGAANVPTYRFLTACGADPARIVACDAGGILGTHRREYEQDSAFSEQWNVCRHTNPAGVRGGIEEALRGADVCVAFSAGGIIKPEWVKGMARDAIVFACANPVPEIWPWEAKEAGARIVATGRSDFPNQVNNSLVFPGIFRGVLDVRAKAITDEMAIAAAHELALCARERGIHEESILPTMEEWQVPMRLAVATATKAQEQGLATVARTRDQVHILAESKIRSAHEAMRVLLREGLIVAPSAARE